A region of Ornithorhynchus anatinus isolate Pmale09 chromosome 5, mOrnAna1.pri.v4, whole genome shotgun sequence DNA encodes the following proteins:
- the CLN6 gene encoding ceroid-lipofuscinosis neuronal protein 6 — protein MVDGTSRSAPFHLDLWFYFTLQNWVLDFGRPIAMIVFPLEWFPLNKPSVGDYFHMAYNLITPFLLLKLIERSPKTLPRALVYVSVITFIMGASIHLVGDSVNHRLIFSGYQHHLTVRENPIIKNLKPETLIDSFELLYYYDEHLGHSMWYIPFFLLLFMYFTGCFTPISEESRMPGAALLLVGPSSLYYWYLVTEGQIFLLFLFTFFAMTALVTHQKRKGLSLDSNGLFLFYSFVLTLVLVALWVGWLWNDPTLRKKYPGVIYVPEPWAFYTLHVIGQH, from the exons atgGTGGATGGCACCTCCAGGAGCGCCCCTTTCCACCTGGATCTCTGGTTCTACTTCACCCTGCAGAACTGGGTCCTGGACTTCGGACGGCCTATCGCCATG ATCGTCTTCCCACTGGAGTGGTTTCCGCTCAATAAGCCCAGCGTCGGCGACTACTTCCATATGGCCTACAACCTCATcacgccctttcttctcctcaag CTGATCGAGCGATCTCCCAAGACCCTGCCCCGTGCGCTGGTGTACGTCAGCGTCATCACCTTCATCATGGGCGCCAGCATCCACCTGGTGGGCGACTCGGTCAACCACCGCCTGATTTTCAGCGGGTACCAGCACCACCTGACCGTCCGGGAAAACCCCATCATCAAGAACCTGAAGCCAGAGACCCTG ATCGACTCGTTCGAGCTGCTGTACTACTACGACGAGCATCTGGGGCACTCGATGTG GTacatccctttcttcctcttgttGTTCATGTACTTCACCGGCTGCTTCACCCCGATCAGTGAGGAGAGCAGGATGCCCGGAGCGGCCCTGCTCCTAGTGGGTCCGAGCAGCCTGTACTACTG GTACCTGGTCACCGAAGGGcagatcttcctcctcttcctcttcacgtTCTTCGCCATGACGGCCCTCGTCACGCACCAGAAGCGCAAAGGCCTCTCTCTGGACAGCAACGGACTGTTCTTGTTCTACTCCTTCGTCCTCACGTTGGTGCTGGTGGCGCTGTGGGTGGGCTGGCTGTGGAACGACCCCACCCTCCGGAAGAAGTACCCCGGGGTCATCTACGTCCCTGAGCCTTGGGCCTTCTACACCTTGCACGTCATCGGGCAGCACTGA